A single window of uncultured Methanospirillum sp. DNA harbors:
- a CDS encoding glycosyltransferase family 1 protein → MIKIGLITGDLKQNKSGIGTYVFQLIEDLKKNTDLTLIKHPFGDDVLGCSSVLSSIPRRSFSHILWSQALSLKKQSLKKLDIIHNPAQYPVSPNIGQNYIVTIHDLIPILYPQYVGSIFSIQAKLYYPYMLKRASKIITVSNHTKDDILKIYKIPDQKIEVVYSGVSNHFNPSSPEEKKRIKQKYNLNHPFILFVGAIEPKKNIELLIKAYYICQKSNPYFDLVIAGKKAWKFETVFKLIQSLNLSKKIHILNFVPYEDLPALYSSAEVFVFPSRYEGFGFPPLEAMKCGTPVITSNVSSLPEIMGKEGLMINPNDYEQLSELILKLLSDPEFHNQYSLYSLDRAKKFSWKKTASKTLEVYNSVIEDGK, encoded by the coding sequence ATGATTAAAATAGGCTTAATAACTGGAGATCTAAAACAAAATAAATCTGGAATCGGAACTTACGTATTCCAGTTAATAGAAGATCTTAAAAAAAATACCGATCTTACTCTTATCAAACATCCATTTGGTGATGATGTATTAGGTTGTTCTTCAGTTTTATCTTCCATACCCCGCCGGTCTTTTTCCCACATTTTATGGAGTCAGGCACTTTCATTAAAAAAGCAAAGCTTAAAAAAATTAGATATTATTCATAATCCTGCCCAATATCCTGTGTCACCCAACATAGGACAAAATTATATTGTAACAATTCACGATTTAATTCCAATACTTTATCCTCAGTATGTGGGGTCAATTTTTTCAATTCAAGCAAAATTATATTATCCATATATGCTTAAAAGAGCCTCGAAAATCATAACTGTTTCAAATCATACAAAAGATGACATTCTTAAAATCTATAAAATACCAGACCAAAAAATTGAAGTCGTCTATTCTGGAGTATCGAATCATTTCAATCCATCTTCTCCAGAGGAGAAGAAAAGGATAAAACAAAAATATAACTTAAACCATCCATTTATTCTCTTTGTTGGAGCAATTGAACCAAAAAAAAATATCGAATTACTTATCAAAGCATATTATATATGCCAAAAATCTAACCCCTATTTTGATTTGGTTATTGCAGGAAAGAAAGCATGGAAATTTGAAACTGTATTTAAACTAATCCAATCCCTTAATTTATCAAAAAAGATACATATCCTGAATTTTGTTCCGTATGAAGATCTCCCAGCTCTATATTCATCCGCTGAGGTTTTTGTTTTTCCCTCACGATATGAAGGTTTTGGTTTCCCCCCATTAGAGGCAATGAAATGCGGTACACCTGTTATTACATCAAATGTCTCCTCCCTCCCTGAAATCATGGGAAAGGAAGGCCTTATGATTAATCCAAATGATTATGAACAACTTTCAGAGTTAATATTGAAACTGTTATCAGATCCAGAATTCCATAATCAATATTCATTATATAGTTTAGATCGGGCAAAAAAATTCTCTTGGAAAAAAACTGCTTCTAAAACCCTGGAAGTGTATAACTCAGTTATCGAGGATGGGAAATAA
- the mcrB gene encoding coenzyme-B sulfoethylthiotransferase subunit beta produces MAKFSDTIDLYDDQGKLLKSGVALEKISPLVNPGIKKLVDLTKRTVAVNLAGAETALKTGAIGKGNFIKGREMNLDISGNAGAIKEKIFKMIQVEEGDDTEIREFNGGKLLLVTVPSARIQAAATYDAAITSVAAAATYATIDQFNVNMFDGSMVKAAFWGTYPQTMDMVGSNCASILSIPQNNEGLGYALRNIPANHAVMMTSKNAMQGAALASVFEQAGEFEMGAAIGPFERAQLLLLAYQGLNANNLVYDLVKKNGASGTVGTVVQSLVEKALEDKVITPGKKGPSGYTFYETKDPRLWNAYTAAGTLAATMVNCGAGRFAQAVSSTLLYFNDLLEHETGLPGCDYGRTMGVAVGFSFFSHSIYGGGGPGTFNGNHVVTRHAAGVGMPCIVAACALDAGTQMFSPEATSKIYGETFGKIPEFNTPIQHVAKGV; encoded by the coding sequence ATGGCAAAATTTTCCGACACAATTGATCTCTATGACGATCAGGGCAAACTGCTGAAAAGCGGAGTAGCCCTTGAAAAGATCAGCCCGCTCGTAAACCCGGGCATCAAGAAACTTGTGGACCTGACCAAGAGAACGGTCGCAGTCAATCTCGCAGGAGCAGAGACCGCACTGAAGACCGGAGCAATCGGTAAGGGTAACTTCATCAAGGGTCGTGAGATGAACCTTGATATCTCCGGAAACGCCGGCGCTATCAAGGAAAAAATCTTCAAGATGATCCAGGTTGAAGAAGGCGACGATACCGAGATTCGGGAATTCAATGGCGGCAAACTTCTGCTTGTCACTGTTCCAAGTGCCCGGATTCAGGCCGCAGCAACCTACGATGCAGCAATCACCTCAGTTGCAGCAGCAGCAACCTACGCAACCATCGACCAGTTCAACGTGAACATGTTCGACGGTTCCATGGTCAAGGCAGCCTTCTGGGGTACCTACCCACAGACCATGGACATGGTCGGCAGCAACTGTGCATCTATCCTTTCCATTCCCCAGAACAACGAAGGTCTCGGATACGCACTCCGTAACATCCCGGCAAACCACGCTGTGATGATGACCAGCAAGAACGCAATGCAGGGAGCAGCCCTCGCATCTGTATTCGAGCAGGCAGGAGAGTTCGAAATGGGAGCAGCAATCGGCCCATTCGAGCGTGCACAGCTCCTTCTCCTCGCATACCAGGGTCTGAATGCAAACAACCTGGTATACGACCTCGTCAAGAAGAACGGTGCATCCGGAACCGTCGGTACCGTCGTTCAGTCCCTCGTTGAGAAGGCACTCGAAGACAAGGTTATCACCCCAGGCAAGAAGGGACCCTCCGGTTACACGTTCTACGAGACCAAGGATCCAAGACTCTGGAATGCATACACCGCAGCTGGAACCCTCGCTGCAACCATGGTAAACTGTGGTGCAGGCCGGTTCGCACAGGCAGTATCTTCAACCCTGCTGTACTTCAACGACCTTCTTGAGCACGAGACCGGCCTCCCAGGCTGTGACTACGGCCGCACAATGGGTGTAGCAGTCGGATTCTCGTTCTTCAGCCACTCCATCTATGGTGGCGGCGGTCCGGGAACCTTCAACGGTAACCACGTCGTTACCAGACATGCAGCCGGTGTTGGTATGCCATGTATCGTGGCAGCCTGTGCTCTGGATGCAGGAACTCAGATGTTCTCACCAGAGGCAACCTCCAAGATCTACGGAGAGACCTTCGGTAAGATCCCAGAGTTCAACACACCAATCCAGCACGTAGCAAAAGGAGTGTAA
- the mcrC gene encoding methyl-coenzyme M reductase I operon protein C — translation MPIGRVTQIVDCRESAGMGKGGALAQRGTISECRYPDVIIIGMSPGRRHVTKPVCDITSALRTQGVEYSISTMILNAGSGIPPDAPKSAGHVLGAYFGLNEKEISQINRHKVAVLHHGNVRSHVVAKVRSILKDCDIPAVVVCQAPIDYEDFAREGIKTAFVMPQEQHIQTKGTVMAIVSGITRGQTPSREKIADVIHAVMRLMKSSDLER, via the coding sequence ATGCCGATAGGACGTGTCACTCAGATAGTAGACTGCCGGGAGAGCGCCGGCATGGGCAAAGGAGGAGCTCTTGCCCAGAGGGGAACAATATCAGAGTGCCGGTATCCCGATGTGATCATCATCGGGATGTCTCCTGGCAGAAGACACGTCACAAAACCAGTATGTGATATTACATCAGCTCTCCGGACACAGGGGGTTGAATACAGCATCAGTACGATGATCCTCAATGCCGGAAGCGGCATTCCCCCTGATGCTCCGAAGAGTGCCGGTCATGTATTGGGTGCATATTTTGGTCTGAACGAGAAGGAGATTTCCCAGATAAACCGTCACAAAGTGGCGGTCCTGCACCATGGAAATGTCAGATCACACGTGGTCGCAAAGGTCAGGTCCATCCTGAAGGACTGCGACATTCCGGCCGTTGTGGTCTGTCAGGCCCCCATCGATTATGAGGATTTCGCACGTGAAGGAATAAAAACGGCGTTTGTGATGCCACAGGAACAACATATCCAGACGAAAGGAACGGTTATGGCAATTGTCAGCGGCATTACAAGGGGCCAGACCCCGTCACGCGAGAAGATCGCAGACGTCATTCATGCAGTTATGAGATTGATGAAATCATCTGATTTGGAGAGATAA
- a CDS encoding glycosyltransferase, with amino-acid sequence MKILLINNSDLGGGAEKIVVTLLDEFNKRGNDVSLLVGRKKTENELVFQIPSPKQGSVREKVWLTIEDFLLKSQYPVLYNPRHLSLFQCFITQTPYFFKTLAGYENIPYPSSYTIIDDFKKDTQILHLHNLHEDYFDIKAIPQLSSKLPVFLTIHDYWLITGYCASFFSCMKWQHGCYDCPIRSKIKTFFPNSFHSNWEKKKEIFKKSRVYLITPSKWVLDNINNSILSPAIIKSRVIPHGINTTVFSPGNKEKIREKLGLPLSAKILIMTSKGGFDNKKFNWDFLRQSLKYLSRDQIQGQIIFLILGGMNRTEVVNSIVIQEVPYQKEEIMVNKYYQAADLYIHTSKDETFGMSILEAMSCGLPVITTGNGAIPELIEDRITGILIQNNDPLHMADSIQNVLVEKELLAKMGHSARDRVLLNYSIDVMVKNYLEFYQEGLNDYFL; translated from the coding sequence ATGAAAATATTGCTTATAAATAATTCAGATTTAGGTGGTGGAGCGGAAAAAATAGTAGTAACATTACTTGATGAATTTAATAAAAGAGGAAACGACGTATCTCTGTTGGTTGGCCGAAAAAAGACCGAAAATGAACTCGTTTTTCAAATACCTTCTCCAAAACAGGGGTCTGTCAGAGAGAAAGTATGGCTCACTATCGAGGACTTTCTTTTAAAAAGTCAATATCCTGTTTTGTATAATCCAAGGCATTTATCATTATTTCAATGTTTTATTACTCAAACCCCCTATTTTTTCAAAACATTAGCTGGCTATGAAAATATTCCCTACCCATCTTCATATACCATAATCGATGATTTTAAAAAAGATACACAAATCCTTCATCTTCACAATCTTCATGAGGATTATTTTGATATCAAAGCGATTCCTCAATTATCTAGCAAACTTCCAGTATTTTTAACGATCCATGATTATTGGTTAATTACTGGATATTGTGCAAGTTTTTTTTCTTGTATGAAATGGCAACATGGGTGTTATGATTGCCCTATCCGATCAAAAATCAAAACGTTTTTTCCTAATTCTTTTCATAGTAACTGGGAAAAAAAGAAAGAGATTTTTAAAAAATCCCGCGTTTATCTTATTACTCCAAGTAAATGGGTATTAGACAATATTAATAATTCAATTCTCAGCCCAGCAATTATCAAATCACGTGTCATCCCTCATGGAATCAACACAACGGTTTTCTCCCCAGGTAACAAAGAAAAAATTCGAGAAAAATTAGGACTCCCACTTTCTGCTAAAATACTGATTATGACATCTAAGGGAGGTTTTGATAATAAAAAGTTTAATTGGGACTTTTTAAGACAGTCTTTAAAGTATCTCTCACGAGATCAAATTCAAGGCCAAATAATTTTTTTAATCCTTGGTGGTATGAATCGAACTGAAGTAGTTAATTCCATTGTTATTCAAGAAGTCCCTTATCAAAAAGAAGAAATAATGGTAAACAAGTATTACCAAGCAGCAGATCTATACATACACACTTCAAAGGATGAGACCTTTGGGATGAGCATACTTGAAGCTATGTCATGTGGGTTACCCGTAATTACTACGGGAAATGGAGCTATTCCTGAATTAATTGAAGATCGGATCACAGGGATACTTATTCAAAACAATGATCCCTTACATATGGCTGATTCGATTCAAAATGTTCTGGTTGAAAAAGAATTACTAGCCAAAATGGGACACTCTGCTAGAGATCGTGTATTACTCAACTATAGTATTGATGTAATGGTGAAAAATTATTTAGAGTTTTACCAGGAAGGATTAAATGATTATTTTTTATAA
- a CDS encoding glycosyltransferase family 1 protein, with amino-acid sequence MNTIGITTGNLKKNFTGMGTYSFQIIERLKPDFDIEIIKHPDGDPIEGCRIVDHNIIPGPYWYYSWSKSLTLAKRSLKKVDILHNIGQYPISPSISKKYAITIYDLIPILYPSYVTPFYAMQSRIYLPHILRKASLILSISEYTKKDIVRKYHIDPDKIRVTHLGVSDHFHPSAQSEIQSLRKKYNLINPFILFVGAIEPKKNISTIIKAFHKVRQKNPKIELVIAGKKSWKYEDVFSLIDSLKLNDKIHYLQFVPYDDLPILYSAASVFVFPSNYEGFGLPPLEAMKCGTPVIVSNRSSLPEIVGPEGIMVEPENFGDLALKIQNLLTDESTRIEHIAYNLTRSKEFTWERSAKATKKAYNSIL; translated from the coding sequence ATGAATACCATTGGTATTACCACAGGTAACCTAAAAAAAAATTTTACAGGTATGGGTACTTACTCATTCCAGATTATTGAAAGACTTAAACCAGACTTTGATATTGAAATTATAAAACACCCTGATGGCGATCCAATCGAAGGATGTCGAATTGTGGATCATAATATAATACCTGGACCATATTGGTATTATTCTTGGAGCAAAAGTCTAACATTAGCAAAACGATCCTTGAAAAAGGTCGATATCCTTCATAATATTGGACAGTACCCTATTTCGCCTTCAATATCTAAAAAGTACGCAATAACAATATATGACTTGATTCCCATACTATATCCTTCATACGTTACACCTTTTTACGCTATGCAATCAAGGATTTATCTACCTCATATCCTGCGGAAAGCATCACTAATACTCTCAATATCTGAATACACAAAAAAAGATATTGTCAGAAAATACCATATCGATCCTGATAAAATCCGTGTTACCCATCTTGGAGTATCAGACCATTTCCATCCCTCAGCCCAATCAGAGATTCAATCTTTACGTAAAAAATACAACTTAATTAATCCCTTTATTCTTTTTGTCGGGGCGATTGAACCAAAAAAAAATATATCTACTATAATTAAGGCTTTTCATAAGGTTAGACAAAAGAATCCCAAAATAGAATTGGTCATTGCCGGAAAAAAATCTTGGAAATATGAGGATGTTTTTTCCTTAATAGATTCCTTGAAATTGAATGATAAAATCCATTACCTTCAATTTGTACCCTATGACGACCTTCCCATCCTTTATAGTGCAGCAAGTGTGTTTGTTTTTCCCTCAAATTATGAAGGATTTGGCCTTCCCCCTCTTGAAGCAATGAAATGTGGAACGCCAGTAATTGTATCAAACAGATCATCGCTTCCAGAAATTGTCGGACCTGAAGGAATTATGGTTGAACCTGAAAATTTTGGAGACCTTGCGCTAAAAATTCAGAACCTTTTAACGGATGAATCGACCCGGATAGAACATATCGCATATAATCTTACCCGCTCCAAGGAGTTCACTTGGGAGCGAAGTGCAAAAGCAACTAAAAAAGCATATAACTCAATACTATAA
- a CDS encoding GDP-mannose 4,6-dehydratase — protein sequence MEKVKKYLVTGGAGFIGSHLSRALLARGDDVVIFDSLDSGNLANIADFKNNPYFEFIEDTILNKTRLLSACSHLDGIFHLAALVSVQRSIDDPELNHLVNIDGLFNVFESARQQQVPKIVLASSAALYGNIAPPHKESFPPVPLSPYAVGKNLSEIYSSVYSGLYGIECVCLRFFNVYGPNQDPTSPYSGVISKFLEAVTHNNSIVIFGDGEQTRDFVYVLDVVQALLLSMDRKGNGIYNVGTGQTSSINQLAEHIIQMSNRKIDIVHEEAREGEVRHSCADITQAKEKLGYYPGYSFEDGLSDTYKWWKGI from the coding sequence GTGGAAAAAGTGAAAAAATATCTTGTTACTGGCGGAGCTGGTTTTATCGGCTCTCATCTCTCTCGTGCATTGCTTGCGCGAGGTGATGATGTTGTGATCTTTGACTCTTTGGATTCAGGAAATCTTGCAAACATTGCTGATTTCAAAAACAACCCTTATTTTGAGTTTATTGAAGATACAATTCTGAATAAAACCCGGTTGTTATCAGCCTGTTCTCATCTTGATGGAATATTTCATTTAGCTGCTCTTGTCTCTGTTCAGCGTTCAATTGATGATCCTGAACTCAATCATTTGGTGAATATTGATGGGTTGTTTAATGTTTTCGAATCAGCCAGGCAGCAACAGGTTCCGAAAATTGTTCTAGCTTCATCTGCAGCACTTTATGGAAATATTGCCCCGCCACATAAGGAATCATTTCCTCCCGTCCCTCTTTCTCCATATGCAGTAGGTAAAAACCTGTCTGAAATATATTCTTCGGTATATTCAGGTCTGTATGGTATAGAATGCGTGTGTCTTCGCTTTTTTAATGTTTACGGCCCGAACCAGGATCCAACATCCCCCTACTCTGGTGTCATCTCAAAGTTCCTTGAGGCTGTCACTCATAATAATAGTATTGTAATCTTTGGAGATGGAGAACAAACTCGGGATTTTGTCTATGTTTTGGATGTGGTCCAGGCTCTCCTCCTCTCTATGGATAGAAAAGGTAATGGTATTTATAATGTGGGAACTGGTCAGACTTCTTCGATTAATCAGTTAGCAGAACATATTATTCAGATGAGCAATCGGAAAATAGACATTGTTCACGAGGAGGCCAGGGAAGGTGAGGTTCGCCATTCATGTGCTGATATTACTCAGGCGAAAGAAAAATTAGGATATTACCCGGGATATTCGTTTGAAGATGGTCTTTCTGATACATATAAATGGTGGAAAGGAATTTAA
- the mcrG gene encoding coenzyme-B sulfoethylthiotransferase subunit gamma translates to MAYTPQYGPGKSIVAENRRKQMNPGVKLEKIRDVTDEEIVLIMGHRAPGQAYPSAHPPLAEQGEPDCPIRKIVSPTEGAKAGDRVRYIQFADSMYNAPSQPYQRTYVEMYRYRGIDPGTLSGRQIVESRERDLEKIASDLVNTNLFDPARVGIRGATVHGHSLRLAEDGMMFDMLQRCVLDGGVVKYVKDQIGVPLDKKVAVGKPMDEAWLKANTTMFHSLVGTAFRDDPEYVEYVQRIHSLRTKYGFMPVE, encoded by the coding sequence ATGGCATATACACCACAGTATGGTCCAGGTAAGTCTATTGTCGCCGAGAACCGGCGCAAGCAGATGAACCCCGGCGTAAAGCTTGAGAAGATCCGTGACGTCACGGATGAGGAGATCGTCCTGATCATGGGACACCGTGCACCAGGACAGGCATACCCATCTGCACACCCGCCACTCGCAGAGCAGGGAGAGCCAGACTGCCCAATCCGTAAGATTGTCAGCCCAACCGAGGGAGCAAAGGCTGGAGACCGTGTCAGATACATCCAGTTCGCTGACTCCATGTACAATGCACCATCCCAGCCGTACCAGAGAACCTACGTCGAAATGTACCGCTACCGTGGTATCGACCCAGGAACCCTGTCCGGCCGTCAGATCGTCGAATCACGTGAGCGTGACCTCGAAAAGATCGCATCCGACCTCGTAAACACCAACCTCTTCGACCCGGCACGTGTCGGTATTCGTGGAGCAACCGTTCACGGTCACTCACTCCGTCTTGCAGAAGATGGTATGATGTTCGACATGCTGCAGCGGTGTGTCCTCGATGGAGGAGTTGTCAAGTACGTCAAGGACCAGATTGGTGTTCCACTCGACAAGAAAGTCGCAGTCGGCAAGCCAATGGACGAAGCCTGGCTCAAGGCAAACACCACAATGTTCCACTCACTCGTCGGAACTGCATTCCGTGATGACCCAGAATACGTCGAATACGTCCAGCGCATTCACTCCCTGAGGACCAAGTACGGCTTCATGCCGGTTGAGTAA
- the mcrA gene encoding coenzyme-B sulfoethylthiotransferase subunit alpha: MAKIERAQKLFLKALKEKFEGDVQDTKTSFYNFDGLNQSPRKREFMAASKKVELRRGISMYDPNRCHLGGLPMGQRQLMTYEVSGTGTFVEGDDLHFVNNPAMQQMWDDIRRTIIVSMDLAHNTLQKRLGKEITPETINEYLHILNHAMPGAAVVQEHMVETHPSVVDDCYCKVFTGDSELADQLEKQFVLDVDKLFPAKQAEELKAAVGKSLWQAIHIPTIVSRTCDGGTTSRWSAMQIGMSFITAYRMCAGEAAVADLSYAAKHAGVIQMGSHLPARRARGPNEPGGILFGHFGDMVQANRKYPNDPAKATLEVVGAGAMLFDQIWLGSYMSGGVGFTQYATAAYTDNILDEYTYYGMDYIKDKYKVDFKNPSPDNKVKPTQEIVNDIATEVTLNGMEQYEQFPTAMEDHFGGSQRAAVLAAASGISTAIATANSNAGLNGWYLSMLLHKEGWSRLGFFGYDLQDQCGSTNSLSVRPDEGCIGEFRGPNYPNYAMNVGHQGEYAAIVASSHYGRGDGFCLSPLIKITFADPSLVFDFSEPRKEFAKGAIREFVPAGERSLLMPAR; encoded by the coding sequence ATGGCAAAAATTGAGAGAGCACAGAAACTTTTCCTCAAGGCTCTGAAAGAGAAATTTGAGGGAGATGTCCAGGACACCAAGACCAGCTTCTACAACTTTGATGGTTTAAACCAGTCCCCAAGAAAACGCGAGTTCATGGCAGCCTCTAAGAAGGTCGAACTCCGCCGTGGTATCTCCATGTACGACCCCAACCGCTGCCACCTCGGTGGTCTGCCAATGGGTCAGCGTCAGCTCATGACCTACGAAGTCTCCGGAACCGGAACCTTCGTAGAGGGTGACGACCTGCACTTCGTCAACAACCCGGCAATGCAGCAGATGTGGGATGATATCCGCCGGACTATCATCGTCTCAATGGACCTCGCCCACAACACCCTGCAGAAGCGTCTCGGCAAGGAAATCACTCCAGAAACCATCAACGAGTACCTCCACATCCTCAACCACGCAATGCCAGGCGCAGCAGTGGTTCAGGAACACATGGTCGAGACCCACCCATCAGTCGTAGACGACTGTTACTGTAAGGTCTTTACCGGAGACTCCGAACTTGCAGACCAGCTCGAGAAGCAGTTCGTCCTCGATGTCGACAAGCTCTTCCCGGCAAAGCAGGCAGAGGAACTCAAGGCAGCAGTCGGCAAGTCACTCTGGCAGGCAATCCACATCCCAACCATCGTTTCCCGTACTTGTGATGGTGGAACCACCAGCCGCTGGTCTGCAATGCAGATCGGTATGTCCTTCATCACCGCGTACCGCATGTGCGCCGGTGAAGCAGCAGTCGCTGACCTCTCCTACGCCGCAAAGCACGCCGGTGTTATCCAGATGGGTAGCCACCTGCCAGCACGTCGTGCACGTGGTCCAAACGAGCCCGGTGGTATCCTCTTCGGTCACTTCGGTGATATGGTCCAGGCAAACCGGAAGTACCCCAACGACCCGGCAAAGGCAACCCTTGAGGTCGTCGGTGCAGGAGCAATGCTCTTCGACCAGATCTGGCTCGGATCGTACATGTCCGGTGGTGTCGGATTCACTCAGTATGCAACCGCAGCATACACCGACAACATCCTCGATGAATACACCTACTACGGTATGGACTACATCAAGGACAAGTACAAGGTTGACTTCAAGAACCCAAGCCCAGACAACAAGGTCAAGCCAACCCAGGAGATCGTCAACGACATTGCAACCGAGGTCACCCTCAACGGTATGGAACAGTACGAACAGTTCCCAACCGCAATGGAAGACCACTTCGGTGGTTCCCAGCGTGCAGCAGTCCTTGCAGCAGCATCCGGTATCTCTACCGCAATCGCAACTGCAAACTCCAACGCTGGTCTGAACGGCTGGTACCTGTCCATGCTCCTGCACAAGGAAGGCTGGTCACGTCTCGGCTTCTTCGGATACGACCTGCAGGACCAGTGCGGTTCCACCAACTCACTCTCCGTCCGGCCAGACGAAGGCTGTATCGGCGAGTTCCGTGGACCAAACTACCCGAACTACGCAATGAACGTGGGTCACCAGGGAGAATACGCAGCTATCGTCGCTTCCTCACACTACGGACGTGGCGACGGATTCTGTCTCTCCCCACTGATCAAGATCACCTTCGCAGACCCATCCCTGGTCTTCGACTTCAGCGAGCCACGCAAGGAGTTCGCAAAGGGTGCAATCCGCGAGTTCGTTCCAGCCGGAGAGAGATCTCTCCTCATGCCAGCCCGTTAA
- the gmd gene encoding GDP-mannose 4,6-dehydratase — protein MSPKTAFITGITGQDGSYLAELLLSKGYEVHGLVRRASTFNTQRIDHIYVDAHEPDARIFFHYGDLSDSEMISHVLYNIKPDEIYHLGAQSHVRVSFDTPEYTGNVTALGTTRILEAIRRSNPNVKFYQASSSEMFGHTDPPQNEDSCFWPRSPYACAKLYAYWMTRNYRDGYNMFACNGILFNHESPRRGEIFVTRKITRGIAAILAGKEKYLYLGNLEAKRDWGFTPEYVECMWRILQQDKPDDYVIGTGETHTVQEFVDAAFSYAGLDVEKHVKIDKKYFRPTEVEALLADPTRAEKKLGWKAKIKFSELVKIMVDSDLKAAGVQPIGEGYAILNKEFPSRWWMKD, from the coding sequence ATGTCTCCTAAAACCGCCTTCATCACCGGGATCACCGGTCAGGACGGCTCATATCTTGCAGAATTACTGCTTTCCAAAGGGTATGAGGTCCATGGACTGGTACGCCGTGCATCAACCTTCAACACCCAGCGAATTGATCATATTTATGTTGATGCCCACGAACCGGATGCACGGATCTTCTTCCATTACGGTGATCTTTCGGATTCCGAAATGATCTCCCATGTGCTCTATAATATTAAGCCCGATGAGATATATCACCTCGGCGCACAGAGTCATGTCAGAGTCAGTTTCGATACCCCTGAATATACCGGAAATGTCACTGCTCTTGGAACAACCCGTATCCTTGAAGCTATTAGAAGAAGTAATCCTAACGTGAAGTTTTACCAGGCATCATCAAGTGAGATGTTTGGTCATACAGATCCACCACAAAATGAGGATTCCTGCTTCTGGCCCCGTAGTCCCTATGCATGTGCCAAACTTTACGCATACTGGATGACGAGGAACTATCGTGATGGGTACAACATGTTCGCCTGCAATGGAATTCTGTTTAATCATGAGTCACCCCGTCGTGGAGAAATATTTGTAACCAGAAAGATTACCAGAGGTATTGCAGCAATTCTTGCAGGAAAAGAGAAATATTTGTACTTAGGCAATCTCGAGGCAAAAAGAGACTGGGGATTCACTCCAGAGTATGTCGAATGTATGTGGAGGATTCTACAGCAGGATAAACCTGATGATTACGTAATCGGAACCGGGGAGACACATACAGTTCAGGAATTTGTAGATGCAGCGTTTTCTTATGCCGGTCTTGATGTCGAGAAACATGTAAAAATCGACAAAAAGTATTTCAGACCAACTGAAGTTGAGGCACTCCTCGCTGATCCAACTCGTGCCGAGAAAAAATTGGGATGGAAAGCCAAGATAAAGTTCTCAGAACTTGTAAAAATAATGGTAGATTCAGATCTTAAAGCCGCAGGAGTTCAGCCAATTGGTGAGGGATATGCAATACTCAATAAAGAATTCCCGAGCCGCTGGTGGATGAAGGATTAA
- the mcrD gene encoding methyl-coenzyme M reductase operon protein D, protein MSEAEFPQCRIVTERFLKPETVEKILNKLVVIEGIRRIVINGPSIPQLVPYGPARGLPNPHSGRVRIVVGGTDVDLRVQVGTILLELETRDIVPRIDEACREVFVNFTYGIKEGKFMRSTPTQTDYAKYGPGADEMMIGIVDPKNKTGPTLIQGTK, encoded by the coding sequence ATGAGCGAGGCAGAATTCCCGCAGTGTCGGATTGTCACCGAGCGCTTTTTAAAACCTGAAACAGTGGAGAAGATCCTCAACAAGCTGGTGGTAATAGAGGGTATCCGCCGGATCGTCATAAACGGACCCAGTATTCCTCAGCTCGTCCCCTACGGCCCCGCAAGGGGGCTTCCAAACCCCCATTCCGGTCGCGTCCGAATCGTTGTGGGGGGAACCGATGTGGACCTGCGGGTGCAGGTCGGAACCATCCTTCTCGAACTTGAGACCCGGGATATCGTCCCCCGGATCGATGAGGCGTGCAGGGAGGTCTTTGTGAACTTCACCTATGGAATCAAAGAAGGAAAGTTCATGAGATCCACGCCTACTCAGACCGATTATGCAAAATACGGTCCCGGGGCAGATGAGATGATGATCGGGATCGTTGACCCGAAGAATAAGACCGGACCCACCCTTATTCAGGGAACAAAATAA